One segment of Fusobacteriaceae bacterium DNA contains the following:
- a CDS encoding toxin-antitoxin system YwqK family antitoxin, producing the protein MANEFNKEGKKEGLWVKTYDNGTIQEERNYINGVREGEYKSYYTNGQVEVRKFYKNGNIHGIYETFYRDGQLSSVRNHKDGELIGEVREYYENGQLKKEAVHTGTSTTTKNVLYYPNGQIKKEGNIKNGKKYGPFAEYYDNGKKHIECIYNEKEKLDGPYKEYDPEGNLIKSEYYTNGVKK; encoded by the coding sequence ATGGCTAATGAATTCAACAAAGAGGGAAAAAAAGAAGGTCTTTGGGTAAAGACGTACGACAACGGAACGATCCAGGAAGAACGCAACTACATCAACGGGGTCCGGGAGGGCGAATACAAGTCCTACTATACCAACGGACAGGTTGAAGTCAGGAAGTTCTACAAAAACGGCAATATACACGGGATTTATGAGACATTTTACCGGGACGGCCAACTGAGCTCCGTCAGGAACCACAAAGACGGCGAGCTGATCGGCGAAGTCCGGGAATATTACGAAAACGGGCAGTTGAAGAAAGAAGCGGTGCATACGGGCACGTCCACCACGACCAAAAACGTCCTGTACTACCCCAACGGCCAAATCAAAAAGGAGGGGAATATCAAGAACGGAAAAAAGTACGGCCCCTTCGCGGAATATTATGACAACGGAAAAAAACACATCGAATGTATCTACAACGAAAAGGAAAAACTCGATGGTCCATATAAAGAATACGACCCGGAAGGAAACCTCATCAAAAGCGAATACTACACAAACGGCGTAAAAAAATAA
- the mscL gene encoding large-conductance mechanosensitive channel protein MscL, translating into MWKEFKEFAFKGNVLDMAVGVIVGGAFGKIVSSVVNDLLMPVLGKILGGFNFSDIKIVLTAAVANEKGEIVTPENAILFGKFAQNVIDFLIIAFCVFLFVKMINSLKKKEEPAPAAPAGPSTEELLTEIRDILKK; encoded by the coding sequence ATGTGGAAAGAGTTTAAAGAATTCGCGTTCAAAGGAAATGTGCTGGATATGGCGGTCGGCGTCATCGTCGGCGGCGCTTTCGGCAAAATCGTGTCATCGGTCGTCAACGATCTCCTGATGCCGGTATTGGGAAAAATCCTCGGCGGTTTCAATTTTTCGGACATCAAGATCGTCCTGACCGCGGCCGTCGCCAACGAAAAGGGGGAGATCGTCACGCCGGAAAACGCCATTCTGTTCGGAAAATTCGCGCAGAACGTCATCGATTTTCTCATCATCGCCTTTTGCGTATTCCTCTTTGTAAAAATGATCAATTCGCTGAAAAAGAAAGAAGAACCCGCGCCGGCTGCGCCCGCAGGTCCCTCGACCGAAGAGCTGTTGACCGAAATCAGGGATATCCTGAAAAAATAA
- a CDS encoding trimeric intracellular cation channel family protein: MDTYGGIVWFLEIVGTVAFASSGAMVGIRKNMDIFGVNVLGLVTALGGGLIRDLILGITPPNMFRDPSYALTAVVTSCVLFIVIYFRKNLLNSRHMRRYEQVMVVMDTIGLSTFTVIGIDVAVGASFGDSRFLLVFLGAITGVGGGMIRDVLAGETPYVLVRHVYACASLAGAILCVALRRPLGNGTAMLAGAFLTGVVRWLAVKKNWNLPKIYK, translated from the coding sequence ATGGATACATACGGCGGAATCGTCTGGTTTTTGGAAATTGTGGGCACGGTGGCCTTCGCCTCGTCGGGGGCCATGGTGGGCATCCGGAAGAATATGGATATTTTCGGGGTGAATGTGTTGGGGCTCGTGACGGCCCTGGGCGGCGGTCTGATCCGGGATCTGATCCTGGGGATCACGCCTCCCAACATGTTTCGGGACCCTTCCTACGCGTTGACGGCCGTCGTCACGTCCTGCGTCCTCTTTATCGTGATCTATTTCCGGAAAAATCTCCTGAACAGCCGGCATATGCGCCGCTATGAGCAGGTCATGGTCGTCATGGACACCATCGGCTTGAGCACGTTTACGGTGATCGGCATCGACGTGGCCGTGGGGGCCTCCTTCGGAGACAGCCGGTTTCTGCTGGTCTTTCTCGGGGCCATTACCGGCGTCGGCGGCGGCATGATCCGGGATGTGCTGGCCGGGGAAACGCCCTATGTGCTCGTCCGCCATGTCTACGCCTGCGCGTCTCTGGCCGGGGCCATTCTCTGCGTCGCCCTGCGCCGCCCCCTGGGCAACGGAACCGCCATGCTGGCCGGGGCCTTCCTGACCGGCGTCGTCCGCTGGCTGGCCGTCAAGAAAAACTGGAACCTTCCCAAAATCTATAAATGA
- a CDS encoding polymer-forming cytoskeletal protein — protein MALFSKDERPADVDFSSKGVTTISQGTIITGDIDTQCNLHVDGKIIGDTKSASMVTISTHGEVEGKIMASKIIISGIFKGELEADSVELLANSIIQGDITSDRLVMEDGANFEGSKKRKKKIEAIPAAEDALDDLDDLKMED, from the coding sequence ATGGCACTTTTCAGTAAAGACGAGCGGCCCGCGGATGTAGATTTCTCTTCGAAGGGCGTGACAACCATATCCCAGGGCACCATTATCACCGGCGATATTGACACCCAGTGTAATTTGCATGTTGACGGAAAAATCATCGGAGATACCAAATCGGCATCCATGGTTACCATCAGCACCCACGGTGAAGTCGAAGGCAAAATTATGGCGTCCAAAATCATTATCAGCGGCATATTCAAAGGCGAGCTCGAAGCCGACAGCGTCGAACTCCTCGCCAACAGCATTATTCAGGGCGACATCACCAGCGACAGACTCGTGATGGAAGACGGGGCGAACTTTGAAGGATCCAAGAAACGGAAGAAGAAGATCGAAGCCATCCCCGCGGCCGAAGACGCCCTTGACGATCTCGACGATCTCAAGATGGAAGACTAA
- the ruvC gene encoding crossover junction endodeoxyribonuclease RuvC encodes MRVIGIDPGTAIVGYGILDYEGNKFTPVDYGCIYTDKDTPMPDRLVLIYDGLRALLEKYRPQELAIEELFYFRNTTTVIPVGQARGVILLAARQMGISVKGYTPPQVKMGVTGYGKAEKKQVQLMVQRLLGLKELPKPDDAADALALAVTHINALGSLAYGLTVTKALSGKAVKKDKMSAAELRKLLGIN; translated from the coding sequence ATGCGCGTGATCGGGATTGATCCCGGGACGGCCATTGTGGGCTACGGGATTCTGGATTATGAAGGCAACAAATTTACGCCGGTGGACTACGGCTGTATCTACACGGACAAGGACACGCCCATGCCGGACCGGCTCGTCCTCATCTACGACGGGCTGCGGGCCCTTCTCGAAAAATACCGGCCGCAGGAGCTGGCCATCGAAGAGCTGTTCTACTTCCGCAACACGACAACCGTGATTCCCGTGGGGCAGGCCCGGGGGGTCATTCTCCTGGCCGCGCGGCAAATGGGGATCAGCGTCAAAGGCTATACGCCGCCACAAGTCAAGATGGGCGTGACGGGCTACGGAAAGGCCGAAAAAAAGCAGGTCCAACTGATGGTTCAGCGCCTGCTGGGCTTGAAAGAGCTCCCGAAACCCGACGACGCCGCCGACGCGCTGGCCCTGGCGGTCACCCACATCAACGCCCTGGGCAGCCTCGCCTACGGCCTCACCGTCACAAAGGCCCTTTCGGGCAAAGCCGTCAAAAAAGACAAAATGAGCGCCGCGGAATTGCGAAAATTATTGGGGATAAATTGA
- a CDS encoding YbaK/EbsC family protein has protein sequence MSIETVRNYFKQFGIENNIIEFDVSSATVELAAKAIGCTEGEIAKTLAFKNKKSGEGFIIVVTSGDVKIDNTKFKQTFSMKATLIPPPEVAEITSHEVGGVCPFAIPDGIPVYLDESLKKYETIYPACGSHNSAIKLTWREIEKYASGDHQWVHVTKERDA, from the coding sequence ATGTCTATTGAAACGGTAAGGAATTATTTCAAACAGTTCGGCATCGAAAACAACATCATCGAATTCGACGTGTCCAGCGCCACGGTGGAACTGGCCGCCAAAGCCATCGGCTGTACCGAGGGTGAAATCGCCAAGACCCTGGCCTTCAAAAACAAAAAAAGCGGCGAAGGCTTTATTATCGTCGTGACTTCGGGGGACGTCAAGATCGACAACACAAAATTCAAGCAGACCTTTTCCATGAAGGCGACGCTGATCCCGCCGCCGGAAGTGGCCGAGATCACAAGCCATGAAGTGGGCGGCGTCTGCCCCTTCGCGATCCCCGACGGGATCCCGGTCTATCTCGACGAATCGCTCAAAAAATACGAGACGATCTACCCGGCCTGCGGCAGCCACAACAGCGCGATCAAGCTGACCTGGCGGGAAATCGAAAAATACGCCTCGGGCGACCACCAGTGGGTCCATGTCACCAAGGAGCGCGACGCGTAA
- a CDS encoding electron transfer flavoprotein subunit alpha/FixB family protein, which produces MTNHDIWVFVQTDENGVKKGSLELLGKGREIAEKLGGTLTAVAVGADNREAVRMAGLYGAARVISVTGPEYAKFSADAYGAAFTALIRKYDPEAILLGGDNHCKDLGGKLSTRFRTGLVSECTDVLVEEGGKLAWGRPAFSGKLQTKITMETRPQLGSIGAGIFASGAPDPANSPEVIEENIPTPAEAIRTKILEVVADAALAEDSLDNAQIIVAGGAGLGSAEGFKPLYELAAVLGGSVGASKIAVDNKWIDVDRQVGITGHVVSPRIYIACGISGANAHTAGMKNAGVIIAVNSDPAAPIFNIANYALVGDLFEIVPALTEEIRKVKG; this is translated from the coding sequence ATGACGAATCACGATATCTGGGTCTTTGTGCAGACCGATGAGAACGGGGTCAAAAAGGGCAGTCTCGAGCTTTTGGGAAAGGGAAGGGAAATCGCTGAAAAATTGGGTGGAACCCTGACGGCGGTTGCCGTCGGGGCCGATAACCGAGAAGCCGTCCGCATGGCGGGCCTGTACGGGGCCGCGCGCGTGATCAGCGTCACGGGGCCGGAATACGCCAAGTTTTCAGCCGACGCCTACGGCGCGGCCTTTACGGCGCTGATCCGGAAATACGATCCCGAGGCCATTCTCCTTGGCGGCGACAACCATTGCAAGGACCTCGGCGGCAAGCTCTCGACGCGCTTCAGGACGGGTCTCGTCTCCGAGTGTACCGACGTCCTTGTCGAGGAAGGCGGCAAGCTCGCCTGGGGCCGACCGGCCTTTTCGGGCAAATTGCAGACGAAGATCACCATGGAGACAAGGCCGCAGTTGGGGAGTATCGGGGCGGGCATCTTCGCGTCGGGGGCCCCCGATCCGGCCAATTCGCCCGAAGTTATTGAGGAAAACATCCCGACCCCCGCGGAAGCCATCCGGACGAAGATCCTTGAAGTCGTGGCCGACGCCGCTTTGGCTGAGGACAGCCTCGACAACGCGCAGATCATCGTGGCGGGAGGCGCCGGTCTCGGTTCCGCCGAAGGCTTCAAGCCTCTCTATGAGCTGGCCGCTGTCCTGGGCGGGTCCGTGGGCGCGTCCAAGATCGCCGTCGACAACAAGTGGATCGATGTGGACCGGCAGGTGGGGATCACGGGGCATGTCGTCAGCCCGAGGATCTATATCGCCTGCGGAATTTCGGGCGCCAACGCCCATACGGCGGGCATGAAAAACGCCGGGGTCATCATTGCCGTCAATTCCGACCCGGCGGCGCCCATATTCAATATAGCCAATTACGCCCTTGTGGGCGATCTCTTTGAGATCGTGCCCGCGTTGACCGAAGAAATCCGCAAGGTCAAGGGCTGA